The Prosthecobacter vanneervenii sequence TGGAACGGATGACTGCGATGTCATCAATGTGAGCCGCCGTTTTGGCAAAGAGCTCGCTCACCTCAATGCCGCTCTGGCCGTAGCGCTGGAATTTGAACGGCGAAGGAAAGGCTGCGCCCGTTTTTCGCTCGGTGAGGCGATGACTCGGCACCGGCTTGCCGGCAAAGCGCTCCAGGGCGGGCTTGGGATCAAAAGTGTCCACATGGGAGGGGCCGCCATTGAGGAAGAAATGGATCACGCGCTTCGCCTTGGGAGCATGGTGCGGCTTTGCGCCTGCCATCGCATCGCCCAGGCCTAGCATCGCCATGCCCATGCCGGAGCGGCGCAAAAAATCCCGGCGTGTGAGAGGGGGAGTGTTCATATCAATCGACAAACATGAACTCGTTGGAGAGCATCAGCACCTGCACCAGCTGCTCCCAGGCATTGAGAGGCTGCTTTGGCTGCGCGGAGAAATCTTTTTCGGCATCCCAGGTTTCCTGAGAGGAGTCACCACCGGAGCCAGTGGCATGGGTGCTCGGTGCAATCTTGGGCGACCAGAGAAACTGATCGCTGTTCAGTCCGTCGGCGATGTCCACGATGAAGTCGAGTGTGTCGCCGGTCTGGAACTCGATGGCGGTCAGGCTGAGGTCCGCCTTGGAGTTCTTCAAATGGGCATCGCGCAGCTTGCCCAGCCGGGAGTGGCTCATGAATCCACGGATGCCATCTCCGACATCGGGTTCGTGGATCAGCATGGACTGGATATCGTATGTTCCACTGGCAGGAGCGATCCACCGGCGTACTACCGCGTGCCTGCGGTCATTGCCGGGGTGACCGCCTGCGGCGGTGAGCTGAGCCCAGCCGAGCTGTGGGTTTGGCCAGGCATCCGCGCCCTGCCAGGCGCTGCCGGTGAAGTGCGGCAGAGGCGTGAAACTCTTCACGCGGCCGGTGTCTTCATTCCATTCGCCGTAGCCATACTGCCAGGACTTTGAGTGGTCTGGTTCCACCGCGATGGTGGCGGGCTCTTCCTGCACGAAGCGAAGGGCGGCTTCGACTTCTGCCTGGGTGGGATGGCGCTGGAAAAGCTGTGCGTAGAGCCGATTGATCCTAGCGGTGTCTGAAGGAGCTGATGTCGTAGCTTTCACCAGCGCCCGGGTCTGCTGCACCACAAACGGGTGGTTCATCCCAAACAGGGCCTGCTGTGGCACGCTGGTCTCGCTGCGCTGTGGGATGGAGAGGTCGGGATTGGCGAAGTCGAAGGTGCGCATCACTGCGGGCACATTCTCGCGATCCACGAGGGTGTAGAGCGTGCGGCGCTTGTTGCTGGCGCTGAACAAGGCCTCGGGAGGGCCTCCCACTTTTAGATCCAACTGACCCGCTGCTGTCAGCCAGGCATCGCGGGCTTCCTCGAAGCTCAGGCGATGCGGGTTCATGCGCGAGAGCAGGCGGTTGTCAGGATCGCGCGAATCGCTCTTCAGGCTGCTCTGCTGATAGGTTTCCGAGAGCATGATGAGCCGGTGCATGGTTTTGAGGCTCCAGCCGGAGTCCATGAAGCGCTGGGCCAGCCAGTCGAGCAGTTCCGGGTGAGTCGGGGTGCCGCCTTGCTTGCCAAAATCGCTCGGTGTGCTGACCAGCCCGCGTCCGAAATGGTGCTGCCAGATGCGGTTTACCATGACGCGGGCAGTGAGTGGATTATGCGGATCAATGATGGCCTGGGCGAGTTCCAGCCGTCCGCTTCCTTTGGTGAAAGGCCGCTGATTCCCAAACAGGCTCAGAAACTGCCTTGGCACCGCATCGCCCTTCGTCAGTGGATTGCCTCTGAGGAGCACGCGTGGGCTGCTGGGCAGCGGGCGATCGAGCAAGACGGTGGCATGCGCCGGGGTGTTGCTGGTTTTGAGAAGATGGCGGTCCACCTCAGCCTGGGCCTTCCAAAGCTCGGTGATGATGCCCGTGGGGAAGTACATCTCATTGTTTGCGATATGCTCGTCAGGCACGTAGGCGGGTGAATCTGCCTGCTTGAGCGTTTCCTCATTCAGCTCGGCTCCGGGATGAGCGTCCATCCATGCCTTCCAGCGATGGACGATGAAAGGATTGAGATCCTTTTCATCGATGATCTGGTCGAAGCCCTGCTCGGGGTACTTGTCCAGCTCTGACAGCGCCTTCTGATAATCGGCGGCCCGCGCACGTGTGCGCGCCATCTGCTCCTCACGGCGTTTCGTCATGAGGCCCCGGTTCTTCTTAACAAGCTCGGCGAGTTTTGGGTCTTCCCCCGCCGCGCAGGGGACCAGGGCCTCCGCACTGCTCTGGAAGATGCCGTAGAGCGAGTAGTAGTCGCGTGTGGGGATGGGATCGAACTTGTGATCATGACAGCGCGCGCACGCTACTGTCATGGCCTGGGTGCCACGCATGACCACATCAATGCGGTCATCAATGATGTCATGCGACACGCCGAGAAAGCGACGCCCGAGCGTGAGGAAGCCCATCGCGGCCAGATCGGGCGACCTGGGGGGCACCACCTGGTCTGCTGCAAGCTGCAGCAGCAGAAAACGGTCATAGGGCATGTCTGCGTTCAGTGATCTAACGACCCAGTCCCGATAGGGCGTGGCATGCACCCATTTCTTTTCTTCGCGCGCATAGACGTAGCCCTTGGTGTCGGAATAACGTGCGACATCCAGCCAATGGCGTGCCCACTGCTCGCCATAGTGTGGCGAGGCGAGGAGACGCTCGATCAGACGAGGATAAGCATCGGGAGAGGCATCGCGGACAAAGGCCTCCGTTTCTTCCGGCGAGGGGGGCAGCCCGGTGAGGTCGATGCTGGCGCGGCGGATCAGCGTGCGAGTGTCCGTGCGTGGCGAAGGTGACAGTCCCTGCTCCCGCAGCTTGAGGTGAATGAATTCATCCACGCCCGCCGCTTTCACGGGCTTAAGCGGTTGAAATGCCCAGTGCTCCGCCGAAGCAGCGATCAAGGGTGCAAGCAAAGCACCCAGGTGGACGATGAAGCGTGGCATGGCAGCGGGTACTACGCGGCCGTGCGAAGTGTTTTTCCTGCCAAGATTTGCCGCAACAGCGCATCGACAGCGGGCTTTGGCCCGTTTATCTCGGTGCATGTTTACAGGTCTTGTAGAAACTACCGGGAAAGTGCTCGCGCTGGAGGCGCGGGGAGAGAGTGCGCGGTTGACTCTGAATGTGGGGGCGATGGCGTCGGAGCTGGCGGATGGAGAGAGCGTGGCGGTGAACGGATGCTGCCTGACAGTGACGGCGAAAGATGCGGCGGCGCAGACGGCGTGCTTTGACCTGCTGATGCAGACGCTGAAGGTGACGAGTCTGGGGGATCTGCATGAGGGATCTCTGGTGAACCTGGAGCGGGCGATGGCGCTGGGAGCGAGGTTTGGCGGGCACTTGGTGCAGGGGCATGTGGATGCGACGGTGAAGGTGCTGGACTGGAGCGAGCATGGACAAGACCACCGGCTGGAGGTGGAGATACCGGCGGAGCAGCGCGGGCTGGTCATTCCGAAGGGGTCGATCTGCCTGGATGGCATCTCATTGACTGCAGCGGAAGTGACGGAAAGCAGCGTGGTCTGCTGGATCATTCCGCACACGTTTCAACTGACGAACCTGCACACGAAGAAGGCCGGGGACCGGCTGAATGTGGAGTTTGACATGCTGGGCAAGTATGTGCGCGAGCTGATGCGTGCGATGAAGTAGCATCCGAGCAGGATGGCAGGCCGTTTCCATTCCGATGCCGGTTCTTGAAGTACAGTCCCTGAGCAAAAGCTATGCGCAGCGCGCGATCCTGCGCGGGGTGTCGTTCAGGCTTGATCGAGGTGAGCGTGTGGCGCTACTGGGGCCATCGGGGAGCGGGAAGACGACGGTGCTGAACTGTGCAGGTGGTGTGGATCGCGCGGATGGCGGGAGCGTGGTGATCGCGGGGCAGGAGCTGGGGGGATTGAGCGCGGACGGGCTGGCGCAGCTGCGTCGCAAGCAGATCGGGACGGTGTTTCAGTTTTATCATCTGCTGCCGACGCTGAGCGCAGCGGAGAACATCGAGCTGCCGCTGCAACTGCTGGGCGTGCCGCCGGGTGAACGTGAGGCGCGTGTGCGGGAGCTGATGGGGCGGGTGGGCATAGCGCACCGTGCGGCGGCTCTGCCGGGGCAGCTTTCGGGCGGAGAGATGCAGCGGGTGGCGATCGCGCGAGCGGTGGTGCACCGGCCTGCACTGATCCTTGCGGACGAGCCGACGGGGAGCCTGGACACGGCGACGGGCGAGCAGGTGCTGGATCTGCTGGCGGAGGTGGTGAAGGAGACGCAGGCGGCGCTGCTGCTGGTGACGCACAGCCCGGAGGCGGTGAAACATTGTGAACGCGTGCTGCGCATGCAGGACGGGCAGATCGTCGAAGGCGCATGAGCACGGTGCTGCTCATTCTGAGGCGCTGTGCCCTGAGGCACTGGCGGCTGGCATTGAAGCAGCAGGTGGCGCTGATGCTGATCCTGGCGCTGGGGTCGAGCGTGTATCTGGCGGTGAGGCTGGCAAGCAATGCGGCGCTGGCGGGCTTTGAGACCTTTACGGATGGAGTGACACGACAGCCGGACTGGACGGTGCAGGCGGAGGCTGGGGCGCTGCATGAGGCTGATCTGCGAGAGATGCGAAAGATGCTGGGAGTGCGGCCGGTGAGCCTGATTCCGGTGGTGGAGGAGACGGTGACGCCGGAGGGAGACACGGGGAATGGGGAGATCGGATCGCGCGCGACATGGCGGCTGCTGGGCGTGGATTTTGTGGGGCTGCTGAATTTGCGTGGCGAAGCACCTGCCGGACTGGGGGCGAATCTACAGGCGGTGAAGCGCGGGGTGTATGTGAGCCCGAAGCATGGAGCGAAGGCGGGGGATGAACTGAGGGTGATCCTGGATGACCGGGTGGTCGCGCTGAAGGTGGCGGGTGTGGTGCCGGAAGTGCCTGGTGTGCCCGGATTACCGGCGCATCTTCTGCTGATGGATTTGCCAGACGCGCAGGCGGTGCTGCAACGGGGTGATGCGGTGGACCGTGTGGAGGTGCTGGCGCAGGATGGTGCGGCCTTTCCGAAACTGAGAGAGGAAACGGGGGAACTGCTCAAGACCCGATGGCAGGTGAGAGGCGGTACGGACCGGCGGCAACTGGCGGGGACGATGACGCAGGCTTTCCGGCTGAATCTCACGATCCTCTCTCTGCTAGCGCTGCTGGTGGGCGGGTATTTGATTTTTCAGGCGCTGGATGGTGTAGTGCTGAGAAGGCGGGAAGAGATCGGGATTTTGAAATCTCTTGGTGTGACGGACCGGGCGATCCAAGCGGCGTTTTTGTGTGAAGCGGGAATGCTGGGGCTGTGCGGGGGCGGGCTGGGAGTGCTGCTGGGATGGCTGGGCGCGCAAGGAGCGGTGGGTGGTGTGACGAAGACGATGAATGCGCTGTATGGTGCGACGAGCGAGCAGCAGGCGGCGCTGAGCTGGAGCGAGGCGCTGCTGGCTCTGGGGATCTCGGTGACGGCGAGCCTGATTGCGGCGTGGTGGCCGGCGCGCATGGCGGCACGGACGCCACCTGCACACATGCTGGGCAGGCATGCGGCGCCGTTTGAAGGCGGGCGTGTGTGGCGAGTGGAATGGATTGGCTGGGCGATGCTGGCAGCGGCGGTGCTGCTGGCGCAAGTGCCGGTGTGGAGACTGGCGAACGGCACGCGGATGCCGCTGGCTGGTTATGCCGCAGCCTTTTTCTGGCTGGTAGGAGCTGGCTTGGTGGCGGGTGCGGTGCTGCGCTTTCTGGCGAGCAAGAAGGTGATGTCTGCGGTGTGGCGCGTGGCCTTGTCCCAACTGCGGCGGCCAACGGTGAGGCATCGCTTTGCCGTGGCGGCGCTGACGAGCGCGGTGGCGATGACGACGGGGATGGCGGTGATGGTGGCGAGCTTTGACCACACGATGCGGGGCTGGATCGACCGCACGATGAAGGCGGACATTTATGTGAGCAGCGCGGGGGCGCAGAGCGCGTCATCGACGAATGCGATCTCCGCAGCGACGGTGAAAGAGCTGGGCGGCGGTGCCGAAGTGGCGGAGCTGGCGGCGATCCACGCGAAGACGATGATGTGGCGCGGCGGGGAAGTGCTGATCCTGGGAACCCAGGCGGAATTTGCGCACAAGCATAGGCTGTATGCGTGGGTGCAAGCACCGAGGAACGAGGAGTGGTGGAGGAGTGAAGATGGAGCCACGAATGCGATCATCAGCGAGAGCTGGAGCGAGCGATTTGGGACGAAGGTGGGAGAGGTGATTGATGTGGCGGGGCATGCAGTGCGGGTGGTGGCGATGAATGCGGAATATGGGAATGAGCGTGGATCGCTGACGCTGCCAGCGGGGGTGTTTAGAGAATGGTTCAAGACGGATGAGGCGTGGCGTGTGGCGCTCATGCTGAAGCCGGGGGTGGATGCGGAGGCGGTGAGGAACCAGATCGAAGCCAGCCATGCCGGGCTGCGGGTGTTTACGAATGCGCATCTGCGGCGCGAGGCGCTGCGCATTTTCCGACAGACCTTTTCGGTGACGCACGCGCTGGAGGTGATTGGTGTGATCGTGGCGGTGGCAGGGCTGGGACTGGCGCTGACGAGCCTGCTGCTGGAACGGCGCGCAGTCTTAGCGACGCTGCACTCGCTGGGGATGACGCGAAGTGAGATCGCACGAGCGGCAGCTCTGGAGGGGCTGGGCGTGGCGGGAGCGGGGGCGTGCACGGGCATCGTGGCCGGTCTGTGGCTGGGCTGGCTGCTGGTGTATCGCATCAACAAGCAGTGCTTTGGATGGACGCTGCAGTTTCACGCGGTGTGGTGGCACCTGGCGGTGCTGGGGACCGCGGTGGTGGCCGTGGGCATGGCGGTGGCGGCGCTGGTGGGACGATGGGCTGCGCTGCTGCCTGCAGAACACTCGGAGGAATGACATGAAGCTCTTCTTTTTACTGACCTTGATCCTGACAAGCGTGCTGCACGCGCAGACGACGGCGGACGGTTTTGAACTGCCGAGGGCGGGAAGAGAATTTGTGTTTCCGCGTGATCATGGGAGCCATCCGAATTTTCGTACCGAGTGGTGGTATGTGACCGGGCATCTGGACGGGAAGGACGGTCGGCGGTTTGGATTTCAGGTGACGTTTTTCCGGCAGGCGCGGCGCGAGGATGGACGCACGCTGCATCTGCACCTGGCGCATGCTGCGCTGCTGGATGCGGCCACAGGAAACTTTATTCATGAGGAACGGCTGAATCGGGAAGGGTGGGATGCTGAGGCGTCTGAGACAGCGCTGGAGGTGCGGAATGGGAACTGGTCACTCAAAATGGATGAGCAGACGCAGCGCATTCAAATTGCAGCAACCGTGAAGCATGAGGTTGTGATGCAACTGGAGTTGGAAGTGGTGAAGCCGCTGGTGGTGTTTGGGAAAGACGGTGTCTCGCGCAAAGGGGTATCGGAGTCAGCAGCGAGCCACTACCTGACGTGGCCGCGTCTGAAGACCAACGGCATGGTGAAACTGGGGGCGACGGAGCATGCGGTGAGCGGCGAGGCGTGGATGGATCATGAGTTTAGCAGCAGCCAGCTAGACGAAGGACAGGTCGGCTGGGACTGGGGCGCGCTGCAGCTCAAAGACGGGCGTGAGATCATGGTTTACCGCATGCGGCGGAAGGATGGCACGGCGGACCCGGCCTCGACGCTGGCGGTGGTGGGCAAGGATGGCAAGGTGAGGCATCTGGCGAGAGATGCCTTCTCATGGGAGGTGCTGGGCACGTGGAAGAGCCCGCGCAACGGGGCGGAGTATCCCAACCGGGTGAGGGTGCGTTTTGAAGGGGAGTCCTTTGAACTGAGGCCACTGGCGATGGATCAGGAGCAGGACGGGGGCATCACGCGGCTGCCGTATTGGGAGGGGGCGTGTGATGTGGTGGATGCGCAGGGGCAGAGCGCTGGCAGGGCGTTTCTGGAGCTGGCTGGGTATGCGGGGGATCTGACGGGGTATCTGGCACCGAAGGTGGAGTGAGGGCGGGGCGGGGAGTACTGCGGCGGTGTGACGATGAGACGCTACTGGAGGGCGCGGATTGTGGAGAAAGTTTTGGGTTTGCTTCCCTGAGGGGGCGCTCCTATCCAGGGGTGGCGCTCGCTACGCGAGCTTACCCCTGGCTACCGGCTGTGATCCCTCCGGGATCAAAATACACTGCTGCGGCGCTGGTCTGCTCAAGAGACAGACTGGTCAGGAGTATTTGACGTCCTTGCGGGGCTCCATCTCGAAGGCAGTGGATTCCTGCTCGGAGATGTTGGGCTTGAGGACTTCCTCGCGGAATTTGATGTAGTGGGGGTCATCCTGGCAGATGGCGAGCTTGTCCATGCTCTCGACCTCGATGTAAACGAACCAGGGATAGGGGTCTGAGTTGTTGACGCGCTTGCCGGTTTTGACGGTGAGCACCTCGGGCACGCGAAGGAGCATGACGCGGGTCTGGGACATCATGGTCTCCAGCTTTTCCTCATCGACCTGGGGCTTGAGCTGAAACAGGCTGAGGTAGGCGATCATGGAGGCGGATGAAGCGGCGGCCCGTGCAGGTCAGACAGACTAGGATTTCCAGTCGAGCACGCCTTTTTTCCAGGCGTAAACGAAGGCAACCAAGAGCACAGCGACGAAGCCGGAAGCCACGGCGAGAATGGAGGGGCCAAAGGCGGCGAGGTAGTCCTTGTAAACGATGGACCAAGGGTAGAGGAAGACGACCTCGATGTCGAAGAGGACGAAGAGCATGGCTACGATGTAGAACTTCACGCTGAATCGCGGCTGGCTGTCCCCCACAGGAAGCATACCGCACTCGTAGGCGGAGTCCTTGATGGCGTTGCGCTTGGCGGATTTGCCGAGGAGCGCGGAAGCGATGAGGGTCACGACTGCAAAGCCACCGGCAAGGACGATCTGAAGCAGGACGGGGATGTAATTCTCAAACATGTGGGGGAAATGTTGGGGAATGGGTAGCAAGAGCTGGTGCAGCGTCAAACCCGGAAACAAAAAGGGCCGCCCTGCACGTGGCAGAGCGGCCCGAAAGGAAACCCAGATGCGATCAAGCACGAGCGGCAGCGGCAGCCGAAGTGCGGGCCACGACGGCGGCGCTACGGGCGGCGATGGCTGCATTGTGCGCAGCGCGCAGACCGTCAAGGCCACGGTAGGTCTTGCCCACTTTGGCACAGAGGCCACGGCTGACGAGATTCTGCAGCTTCTCGTAGGAACGCAGACGGAGCATTTCTTCACCACCACTCACTGCATTTTTCAGCTTGAGATTGTCATAAACCAAGCCAAACAACGTGTTGAACTCATAAGTCTCAGGCTTTGAGAGGACATTAACCAGCTCGTCAGTGACATGATCAGGTACCCGGCGAGAGAAACGTGTCTTGCGTGTCGGTGTAGTGGTAGGCATATGGACCTTTAGCCTAGCACAGGACAGTCGTGTTCGCGACGCTTTTATGTGCGGTGGAGGCTTTTTCTCCTATGACGCATAAGGATTGATAGAAAGCCTCAGCTGGCCTCGTTATAGCGCAATACCATGCCTTAATTTGTATTTACAAGGCATGGCTAAATTACGGTGGTTTAAATGCCTATGCGGCGTCGGTTATTTCTTGGCAATCTTGTAAATTGCCCCGCTGCTGCGAATGTAGAGCGCGCCATCGGCGATAGCTGGGGATGCCGAGATGGATTCACCAAGCAGGTTCTGGCCGAGGACCTCGAATTTTTCGGGAGAGGCGCGTACGATGAAGCTTTCTCCGCGATCATTGGAGAAGAGCAGCTTGTCGCCAAAGGCAAGGGGTGCGGGGACGTGCTTGCCGGCCAGGCGGTCGTCCCAGAGGTCTTTGCCGGATTTGACATCCACGGCGCTGACGATGCCGCCACGGGTGATCTGGTAAAGGGTGCCATTGACGATGACGAGTGAGGCCTCGCTGGCATTGCGCTTTTCGCGATCCCAGAGCACGTGGCTTTCGGTGATGTCGCCGGTCATCTTGTCGTCGATGCGGACGCAGACGGTGTGGGCGCGCTCGGAGCCGGTGTTGAGGATGAGCATGTCTCCGAGGCGAAGGGGGGGGATGGCGGCATTGAAGCCGCCGTGGCGGATGGTCCAG is a genomic window containing:
- a CDS encoding Dabb family protein produces the protein MIAYLSLFQLKPQVDEEKLETMMSQTRVMLLRVPEVLTVKTGKRVNNSDPYPWFVYIEVESMDKLAICQDDPHYIKFREEVLKPNISEQESTAFEMEPRKDVKYS
- a CDS encoding ABC transporter permease, whose product is MSTVLLILRRCALRHWRLALKQQVALMLILALGSSVYLAVRLASNAALAGFETFTDGVTRQPDWTVQAEAGALHEADLREMRKMLGVRPVSLIPVVEETVTPEGDTGNGEIGSRATWRLLGVDFVGLLNLRGEAPAGLGANLQAVKRGVYVSPKHGAKAGDELRVILDDRVVALKVAGVVPEVPGVPGLPAHLLLMDLPDAQAVLQRGDAVDRVEVLAQDGAAFPKLREETGELLKTRWQVRGGTDRRQLAGTMTQAFRLNLTILSLLALLVGGYLIFQALDGVVLRRREEIGILKSLGVTDRAIQAAFLCEAGMLGLCGGGLGVLLGWLGAQGAVGGVTKTMNALYGATSEQQAALSWSEALLALGISVTASLIAAWWPARMAARTPPAHMLGRHAAPFEGGRVWRVEWIGWAMLAAAVLLAQVPVWRLANGTRMPLAGYAAAFFWLVGAGLVAGAVLRFLASKKVMSAVWRVALSQLRRPTVRHRFAVAALTSAVAMTTGMAVMVASFDHTMRGWIDRTMKADIYVSSAGAQSASSTNAISAATVKELGGGAEVAELAAIHAKTMMWRGGEVLILGTQAEFAHKHRLYAWVQAPRNEEWWRSEDGATNAIISESWSERFGTKVGEVIDVAGHAVRVVAMNAEYGNERGSLTLPAGVFREWFKTDEAWRVALMLKPGVDAEAVRNQIEASHAGLRVFTNAHLRREALRIFRQTFSVTHALEVIGVIVAVAGLGLALTSLLLERRAVLATLHSLGMTRSEIARAAALEGLGVAGAGACTGIVAGLWLGWLLVYRINKQCFGWTLQFHAVWWHLAVLGTAVVAVGMAVAALVGRWAALLPAEHSEE
- a CDS encoding lipocalin-like domain-containing protein; its protein translation is MKLFFLLTLILTSVLHAQTTADGFELPRAGREFVFPRDHGSHPNFRTEWWYVTGHLDGKDGRRFGFQVTFFRQARREDGRTLHLHLAHAALLDAATGNFIHEERLNREGWDAEASETALEVRNGNWSLKMDEQTQRIQIAATVKHEVVMQLELEVVKPLVVFGKDGVSRKGVSESAASHYLTWPRLKTNGMVKLGATEHAVSGEAWMDHEFSSSQLDEGQVGWDWGALQLKDGREIMVYRMRRKDGTADPASTLAVVGKDGKVRHLARDAFSWEVLGTWKSPRNGAEYPNRVRVRFEGESFELRPLAMDQEQDGGITRLPYWEGACDVVDAQGQSAGRAFLELAGYAGDLTGYLAPKVE
- a CDS encoding NADH-quinone oxidoreductase subunit A encodes the protein MFENYIPVLLQIVLAGGFAVVTLIASALLGKSAKRNAIKDSAYECGMLPVGDSQPRFSVKFYIVAMLFVLFDIEVVFLYPWSIVYKDYLAAFGPSILAVASGFVAVLLVAFVYAWKKGVLDWKS
- a CDS encoding ABC transporter ATP-binding protein, with translation MPVLEVQSLSKSYAQRAILRGVSFRLDRGERVALLGPSGSGKTTVLNCAGGVDRADGGSVVIAGQELGGLSADGLAQLRRKQIGTVFQFYHLLPTLSAAENIELPLQLLGVPPGEREARVRELMGRVGIAHRAAALPGQLSGGEMQRVAIARAVVHRPALILADEPTGSLDTATGEQVLDLLAEVVKETQAALLLVTHSPEAVKHCERVLRMQDGQIVEGA
- a CDS encoding DUF1549 and DUF1553 domain-containing protein; its protein translation is MPRFIVHLGALLAPLIAASAEHWAFQPLKPVKAAGVDEFIHLKLREQGLSPSPRTDTRTLIRRASIDLTGLPPSPEETEAFVRDASPDAYPRLIERLLASPHYGEQWARHWLDVARYSDTKGYVYAREEKKWVHATPYRDWVVRSLNADMPYDRFLLLQLAADQVVPPRSPDLAAMGFLTLGRRFLGVSHDIIDDRIDVVMRGTQAMTVACARCHDHKFDPIPTRDYYSLYGIFQSSAEALVPCAAGEDPKLAELVKKNRGLMTKRREEQMARTRARAADYQKALSELDKYPEQGFDQIIDEKDLNPFIVHRWKAWMDAHPGAELNEETLKQADSPAYVPDEHIANNEMYFPTGIITELWKAQAEVDRHLLKTSNTPAHATVLLDRPLPSSPRVLLRGNPLTKGDAVPRQFLSLFGNQRPFTKGSGRLELAQAIIDPHNPLTARVMVNRIWQHHFGRGLVSTPSDFGKQGGTPTHPELLDWLAQRFMDSGWSLKTMHRLIMLSETYQQSSLKSDSRDPDNRLLSRMNPHRLSFEEARDAWLTAAGQLDLKVGGPPEALFSASNKRRTLYTLVDRENVPAVMRTFDFANPDLSIPQRSETSVPQQALFGMNHPFVVQQTRALVKATTSAPSDTARINRLYAQLFQRHPTQAEVEAALRFVQEEPATIAVEPDHSKSWQYGYGEWNEDTGRVKSFTPLPHFTGSAWQGADAWPNPQLGWAQLTAAGGHPGNDRRHAVVRRWIAPASGTYDIQSMLIHEPDVGDGIRGFMSHSRLGKLRDAHLKNSKADLSLTAIEFQTGDTLDFIVDIADGLNSDQFLWSPKIAPSTHATGSGGDSSQETWDAEKDFSAQPKQPLNAWEQLVQVLMLSNEFMFVD
- a CDS encoding riboflavin synthase, whose translation is MFTGLVETTGKVLALEARGESARLTLNVGAMASELADGESVAVNGCCLTVTAKDAAAQTACFDLLMQTLKVTSLGDLHEGSLVNLERAMALGARFGGHLVQGHVDATVKVLDWSEHGQDHRLEVEIPAEQRGLVIPKGSICLDGISLTAAEVTESSVVCWIIPHTFQLTNLHTKKAGDRLNVEFDMLGKYVRELMRAMK